The sequence below is a genomic window from Scatophagus argus isolate fScaArg1 chromosome 8, fScaArg1.pri, whole genome shotgun sequence.
TATGACATATATCTCGACACCTGCTCTATTTTCCAAGACCAGTGCAGACTCTTCCTTGCCtcaaaattcagtcattatgtACAGACCTGACTTTAAACCTCACACTGACTGGCTGGAAAAGGTGAAACGAAGGATTCAAACCCACGTGTTGCTTTGGACAGAGTTTGGGTTGCAGTTGAGGCTGGCGGATTTCGGCTGCGTGACGTTGCCCTGGAAAAGGGCGTTGCTGTAGGTGTTGGCGTGTTCAGTGGCGCGGATGTAAGTGTAGAACGGGTTGGTgggagagcagacagacagatgcttCGGTCTCACTGGCTTGGCTGTCGACATGATAAAGCAATGTAATTTAAAGCATAAGTATTATGAAACTGAGTCACTGCAGACTAAATaggttaaataaatgaaagtcaGTTCAAAATTTCAGACATTTCACAGAAGACAATTTCCATATCTGAGCAACAACAGTGCAGTACCGATCTGTGCTGCGTGGGGGCGCCTCATGGCATTCTTTGCCCTCATGGCATCCTTGATACGGTCGACCTCTTGCTGGTAGCGCCGGCGGTCCATCATGGCGCCCTCCTTGGCATCCCTCAGTGCAGTCTCCAGGGCCTTAACTCTCTCAGCAGTAGACCGAAGACGTTTCTCCAACTTTGGAAGCTCACAACGCAGATCTGCATTGTCACGAACCAGCTGGAGGGGCAGGAAGAAAGGGATGGGTGAGAGATGACACAGAGGGGACAACTggaaattaatgaaataaaatcattgtaaggaaagaggaaacataaacaaagcacagagaaaaatatgtaGCAGAGTACAACACTTACAGTTTAAGAGGCTAAGTTGAATTACggtaaaacaaactgaataagagcaaatactgtacatgaaaAGTCACTCAGTTACAGCAGTATgataaatacatacagtatggcGCAAACATACTGTAACTACTTAAAGGCTCAGTGTGAAAGATTGAAGAGAATCTGTTTGCAGAAACTGAGTTTTCATCAGTGTATGATAATAATAGTTTGTTAAATTGCACCACCATGTTCTACAGCAGCCCAGAAGGGACACACCAAAACTGGCTCTAGAcaagacattttgcatttttcatgttttgtaatttCCAAGCACACTGTTATGATGCTGCTAAATCCCGTTAAAGAGTGTTTAAGATGGAAGTAGATCATTTGTCCACTGGGCACCCTGTGAGTTCGAGCTCATGTGCAGTTTATGAATGTATCAAGCAAATTATCCCCAAAAGTGGCGGCACCTCTTGAAATAAAACAACGCAAACTGCACGGTGTGTTTAGATCACTAAAAGTTACAGTTCCTCTTGTCCTTTCTGTGTATTTCTCACCTGTTTGTGAACCTTTGTAAGTTGGTCCAGGTTATTCTCAAGAAAGGAAATCTTCTGCTTCTGGGTGCAAGACCCTCCGCTATCATCAGGTTCCATTTCGGAACTCTGCAGAGGGGACGgtgaagcaaaaagaaaatttaaggCAAAGTAGAGGAAGCAGTTTtctattttcatttgatttcataaCCTCTCAGGTATTCTTCTTGTTGACCTGCTTTCTGTTGTCCTTTTAATCCACTGATatacacaaaaaatgaatttcttCCGTCACATACATAATATcaaaatgtcaatgtcaaaTGTCATGATATTAGGATTAGAAGGATGGAGGATGTTGCTATTCCTACTGAGGTTTATCCGATTGTATTCAGGTCACAGATTCCTTAATACCCTTAGcatgataaaacacatttttcgAGTCACTGCCTTTTGCTTATCATCTTTGAGCCGCTTACTTTTTTAACCCGCGACGTGAGGTCTTGAACGAACAGCTTGCGCAGGTTGTGGAGGGTCTGGAGTTCGCGGGCCTGTgggacagacagatagagaggaGGTTAGAAAGACAATCAGGACACTGTAATGTAGGGGAAAGGTCAATGTCTCAGAAGAAACAGAGGTATAATAGTGATTGTTCTACTCACGACAGTCTCCTCCAGACCCTTCAAGTCCTGTTTAGTCTGCTCATGGCGCTCATGCAGGAATCTAACAGAAGCAGCAAATCCCTCATTAGAAAAAGACTGTATTTCTGTATACTACAGGACAGTATAATATCTATGTATTGTTCAGAGTGCCCTCTGCTGGGACTAAAGAGAAGGGAGACGAAACTGTGTCAGTTCTGTAtagaaactgttttcatatcCTCCACTGAAATAATCATGAAATCGCAACCAGGCATCATAGACCATATGCTGATGCTTGTAGAGACGCAgacctttttttaaaccacactGAGTAGGGGAATATGAGAGGATGGACCTCCCCGACACTTACGAGAGCTCTTCCAGGCGCTCGCTCTTGGTGCTGTCCTGACTCTTCAGGCGTTCAAAGTCAGCACGAACCTGAGcaagctccagctccagcttgGAGTTACGACTGAATGCGTGAAATGACATAACACATATGAAGGGGTTTTGATTAACTTCTTTACTTTACAGATCATAGTTAGTGAATGTTTGTGTATGCAGTATGAAAAGGAACATTTGATCTTGTCAGTGATAACAATATTAGAATATAATGATTAATAAGAGGAAATTATCACATCTAAATGTTTATCTTTAGCTTTTGTAATACAAAGAATTAATTAGGAAGGTACTCAGTACATACTCAGTGAGCTCGTCAATGATCCTCTGCTTCTCATTGATCTCATCCCGGAGGCGGGCCAGCTGCTTGTGATGGAGGCCACGGTGGGACTCGCCCTGCTGACGAATGGTCTTCTGGACatgaaaaagcaaacacataGCATCTCTTCAAAGACACTGGCTTCAGCAGTGAAAAGTGTTCTGGGGTGGCAGGATGCCAATGTCAGAATTTCAATCAGCTACTATACTTTCAGGCTGTGCACTAAAAACTGTGGCTCACAATGTTTTTTTACCTTCACATTTCCATCCTCAGTCTcacccttctctccctccttgtcctcctgCAGAGAGTTATCTGgtagaagagaaggagaaagacagcATTCACCACAGGGATACAATGTTGCAATATCTAACATCGAATTcctgagaatttttttttaaatgggtGAATTTATGTTGAAACTAAACAGAGGAATTATCAAACAGTGAGAATATTTCTGCAGCAGTATTTGTAaatgtgtccgtgtgtgtgtgttaccctgGTCTTGCAGCTTGGCCAGCTCTTCGCTCAGCGAGTCGTGGctctcctccagctgcctcttcttctgctccacACTTTGCATGTACTCCGTAAGAGAGCGGATCTTAGCTTCATGCTGtatcaacacacacaggaaatttTCAGCTGTAAAAACTCAGCCATAACATGTTCCATCTCTTCCCCTCCCAACCTGACTTCCCTTTCCTCCATCTTTCACCTGAGAGATGAGGAGCTGGCAGGAGGAGAGCTCCCTCCCGGTCTCCTCCATCTTGCGGTGGCACTCAAGCTGCATGTTCTCCAGCTGGCGGCAGCGCTTCACCATGCTCTTCACCTCCGACTTGATCTTGCTGATGTAGAGGCGAGCAACCGTGAACTCCTCCTCAATTGCGCCACTAATCTCTACGGGCTGTGGACAGAACAGGACAAACGGAGGCctcaataaaaacattaatttaagtGTTGTACAATGTACACACAGCATGAGTACATTTTGAACTCTATTTAAACTTCTTTTTACACTGCGATCCAACTCACCAGCTTGATCTCCCCGTTGCCCACGATGGTGCTGAACTCACTGAGATCCCTCATCAGACCATTGAGGACATCAGCAATGCGTTTCCTCTGCTGACCGCTCACTTCCTGCATACGAGACAGCTCTGCCTCCAGCTCCATCAGACTGGCCTAttacagagaaaaagagttGAGGAGAGACGAATAAGgatgaataaaactgaacacTTTTCCAACTGAAAGCACCCAAAGACCACTTATCTCCACTAgaatatacataaatatacaatatgCATCAAGACCAAGAAACCAGTGGATCCATCTAAAGTACAATAGTTATGAACATTATACTAACTGGGTGATGGAGGTCATAATTTTGGGAGAATATTTATAAACTGTCCAGGAACATTAGAGCTATATACAATCAGGAATTGTACAAGATTTTATCTAAATCAGCCTCATGACTCATGGTCAGGATGCTAGTGCCACCTACAGGTGAAACGTCATCCAATTTTGTAGTATTATACATGTGCACCTATCATTTAAACTTTACTGCACAATAACCATAATAGGAGTGAAAGCCTCTTTGGCAGAGGCAATAATCCATGCCTAatgaaaaaaagcataaaacacttttactccactataaTATACTGTTCTACAACTCAAGGCAGCTGCTCTGCTACAGCAGGTGCTTGTCTCTTCAGTGCAGCAAGCAGGTGAGCATGTCCCTCTGTTCGCCCTCCTGTCTCTGATTTTAGCTGTCCTTCTGTAAATTTCATATTCACGTCACTCCTCTGAAAGCGTACCATTTTCTGGGACAGTTggtcagccagcagctggttctGCAGgcctttctcctccacctcctggctCTTCTGGTCATAGTTGATGGCCAGCTCCTCCAGAGCCTGCAGCACCTCCTTAACCTCAGCCTTGGCACAGTCGCTCTccacctgcagcctgcagagctCAGCCTGGACTTTGTCCCCATCCCCCTTGGACGAGGCTAGGAGCTGGAGGCAGtaagggagagaaaagacaatGAGACAGATGAAGACCTACAGTTAAGACAGTCTGTCCAGTCTTTAATTCTTTAAGGGGCTGTTTGAGAGCTGGAGCTTAGttttaagttcagtttttgtGGGTATCCtcctgtgtatttgtgtgt
It includes:
- the kif5aa gene encoding kinesin family member 5Aa isoform X2, producing MADVPAECNIKVLCRFRPLNQSEIIRGDQFLPKFQGDDTVVVGGKSYSFDRVFPTNTTQEQVYSASAKQIVRDVLYGYNGTIFAYGQTSSGKTHTMEGKLHDPHQMGIIPRIAEDIFNHIFAMDENLEFHIKVSYFEIYMDKIRDLLDVTKTNLSVHEDKNRVPYVKGCTERFVSSPDEVMDVIDEGKANRHVAVTNMNEHSSRSHSIFLINIKQEHVETEQKLCGKLYLVDLAGSEKVSKTGAAGAVLDEAKNINKSLSALGNVISALAEGTKTHVPYRDSKMTRILQDSLGGNCRTTMFICCSPSSYNDAETKSTLMFGQRAKTIRNTASINLELTAEQWKRKFEKEKEKNKSLKDTIQKLETELNRWRNGENVPETERTTSDVVTRFESVEERPILDNDNSSIVVRISEEERQKYEEEIRKLYKQLDDKDDEINLQCQLVEKLKQQMLDQDELLASSKGDGDKVQAELCRLQVESDCAKAEVKEVLQALEELAINYDQKSQEVEEKGLQNQLLADQLSQKMASLMELEAELSRMQEVSGQQRKRIADVLNGLMRDLSEFSTIVGNGEIKLPVEISGAIEEEFTVARLYISKIKSEVKSMVKRCRQLENMQLECHRKMEETGRELSSCQLLISQHEAKIRSLTEYMQSVEQKKRQLEESHDSLSEELAKLQDQDNSLQEDKEGEKGETEDGNVKKTIRQQGESHRGLHHKQLARLRDEINEKQRIIDELTDRNSKLELELAQVRADFERLKSQDSTKSERLEELSFLHERHEQTKQDLKGLEETVARELQTLHNLRKLFVQDLTSRVKKSSEMEPDDSGGSCTQKQKISFLENNLDQLTKVHKQLVRDNADLRCELPKLEKRLRSTAERVKALETALRDAKEGAMMDRRRYQQEVDRIKDAMRAKNAMRRPHAAQIAKPVRPKHLSVCSPTNPFYTYIRATEHANTYSNALFQGNVTQPKSASLNCNPNSVQSNTISTALGYRAGRYNGDILESYPLNIDNGNSISETRDINDNRSDVHCGSEMDDSNRHYIIQQETAAS
- the kif5aa gene encoding kinesin family member 5Aa isoform X1 translates to MADVPAECNIKVLCRFRPLNQSEIIRGDQFLPKFQGDDTVVVGGKSYSFDRVFPTNTTQEQVYSASAKQIVRDVLYGYNGTIFAYGQTSSGKTHTMEGKLHDPHQMGIIPRIAEDIFNHIFAMDENLEFHIKVSYFEIYMDKIRDLLDVTKTNLSVHEDKNRVPYVKGCTERFVSSPDEVMDVIDEGKANRHVAVTNMNEHSSRSHSIFLINIKQEHVETEQKLCGKLYLVDLAGSEKVSKTGAAGAVLDEAKNINKSLSALGNVISALAEGTKTHVPYRDSKMTRILQDSLGGNCRTTMFICCSPSSYNDAETKSTLMFGQRAKTIRNTASINLELTAEQWKRKFEKEKEKNKSLKDTIQKLETELNRWRNGENVPETERTTSDVVTRFESVEERPILDNDNSSIVVRISEEERQKYEEEIRKLYKQLDDKDDEINLQCQLVEKLKQQMLDQDELLASSKGDGDKVQAELCRLQVESDCAKAEVKEVLQALEELAINYDQKSQEVEEKGLQNQLLADQLSQKMASLMELEAELSRMQEVSGQQRKRIADVLNGLMRDLSEFSTIVGNGEIKLPVEISGAIEEEFTVARLYISKIKSEVKSMVKRCRQLENMQLECHRKMEETGRELSSCQLLISQHEAKIRSLTEYMQSVEQKKRQLEESHDSLSEELAKLQDQDNSLQEDKEGEKGETEDGNVKKTIRQQGESHRGLHHKQLARLRDEINEKQRIIDELTDRNSKLELELAQVRADFERLKSQDSTKSERLEELSFLHERHEQTKQDLKGLEETVARELQTLHNLRKLFVQDLTSRVKKSSEMEPDDSGGSCTQKQKISFLENNLDQLTKVHKQLVRDNADLRCELPKLEKRLRSTAERVKALETALRDAKEGAMMDRRRYQQEVDRIKDAMRAKNAMRRPHAAQIAKPVRPKHLSVCSPTNPFYTYIRATEHANTYSNALFQGNVTQPKSASLNCNPNSVQSNTISTALGYRAGRYNGDILESYPLNIDNGNSISETRDINDNSRSDVHCGSEMDDSNRHYIIQQETAAS